A single window of Aquipuribacter sp. SD81 DNA harbors:
- a CDS encoding MFS transporter — MVATTAVEDPGADGRPGGRWAVLKAVAGNRDLRRVQLAFLGSAIGDWAYATAILVWVFQQSGAHVVGVWVGVRFLLGALTAPLGALLADRWPRRRLMMATDAVRALLVAAVAVLVASGAPLLSVLVLSTLASLLSSPFLIAQRALLPSLAATPAQLTAANGVHSTIDSTAAFAGPALAAGLLVVLDVPVVLWFNVLTFLWSLALVSRVTVPSRPEATTGSDAAADPGPAGASATTEEAAAAKETFLAETMAGFAAIRRDRALLLSTVQVALQTLVAGASPVFLVVLAAEVLGSEEGGLGALNAVIGIGSVLGGFVAISRAGKETLGRDMVVGVVLWSAPLLLISVWPVAAVCFLAVALLGLANPLVDVNVDTIFQRLTPDRMLGRVFGALESCVIGTMALGAFLMPFALELGLRVGLAVLAAPVALVALLSLPTMVRLDRTMTAPPGLDLLRSVDLFAPLDPATTDQLARALGHMRFGVGEVLLREGETSELFYVVESGLVEVRQGERVLRTEGPGEYFGEIGLLRDVPRTATVTALEDTVVRTLSREDFLQAVSGHSAARTAAESVVARRLAA; from the coding sequence ATGGTCGCGACGACAGCCGTCGAGGACCCCGGCGCGGACGGACGTCCGGGTGGTCGCTGGGCCGTCCTGAAGGCGGTGGCGGGCAACCGCGACCTGCGGCGCGTGCAGCTGGCCTTCCTCGGCTCCGCCATCGGCGACTGGGCGTACGCGACGGCCATCCTGGTGTGGGTCTTCCAGCAGTCGGGCGCGCACGTCGTCGGCGTCTGGGTGGGGGTGCGCTTCCTCCTGGGCGCGCTGACGGCACCACTGGGGGCGCTGCTCGCGGACCGCTGGCCGCGGCGTCGGCTCATGATGGCGACGGACGCCGTCAGGGCGCTGCTCGTCGCGGCCGTCGCGGTGCTCGTGGCCTCCGGTGCGCCGCTGCTCTCGGTGCTCGTGCTGTCGACGCTCGCCTCGCTGCTCAGCTCGCCGTTCCTCATCGCCCAGCGGGCTCTCCTGCCGTCCCTCGCGGCGACCCCGGCCCAGCTCACGGCCGCCAACGGCGTGCACAGCACCATCGACAGCACGGCGGCCTTCGCCGGTCCGGCGCTCGCCGCCGGGCTGCTCGTCGTCCTCGACGTCCCCGTCGTGCTGTGGTTCAACGTCCTCACGTTCCTGTGGTCCCTGGCCCTCGTCAGCCGCGTGACGGTGCCCTCGCGGCCGGAGGCGACGACCGGGAGCGACGCGGCGGCCGACCCCGGTCCGGCCGGCGCCTCCGCGACCACCGAAGAGGCAGCTGCGGCGAAGGAGACCTTCCTGGCCGAGACCATGGCGGGCTTCGCCGCGATCCGGCGGGACCGAGCGCTCCTGCTGTCCACGGTGCAGGTGGCGCTGCAGACCCTGGTCGCGGGGGCGTCCCCGGTCTTCCTCGTCGTGCTCGCGGCCGAGGTGCTCGGCTCCGAGGAGGGAGGGCTCGGCGCCCTCAACGCGGTGATCGGGATCGGGTCCGTCCTCGGTGGGTTCGTCGCCATCTCGCGGGCCGGCAAGGAGACCCTGGGCCGGGACATGGTCGTGGGGGTCGTGCTGTGGTCCGCCCCGCTCCTGCTCATCAGCGTGTGGCCGGTGGCGGCGGTCTGCTTCCTCGCCGTGGCCCTGCTCGGTCTCGCCAACCCGCTCGTCGACGTCAACGTGGACACCATCTTCCAGCGCCTCACCCCCGACCGGATGCTCGGCCGCGTCTTCGGTGCCCTGGAGTCGTGCGTGATCGGCACGATGGCGCTCGGCGCCTTCCTCATGCCGTTCGCGCTCGAGCTGGGGCTGCGGGTCGGCCTGGCGGTCCTCGCCGCGCCCGTGGCGCTGGTCGCGCTGCTCTCCCTGCCGACCATGGTCCGGCTGGACCGGACCATGACCGCGCCGCCGGGCCTGGACCTGCTCCGCTCCGTCGACCTCTTCGCGCCCCTCGACCCGGCGACGACCGACCAGCTGGCCCGGGCCCTGGGTCACATGCGCTTCGGGGTCGGCGAGGTCCTGCTGCGCGAGGGGGAGACCTCCGAGCTCTTCTACGTCGTCGAGTCCGGTCTGGTCGAGGTCCGTCAGGGCGAGCGGGTGCTGCGCACCGAGGGCCCCGGGGAGTACTTCGGCGAGATCGGCCTGCTGCGGGACGTCCCCCGGACGGCCACCGTGACCGCGCTCGAGGACACCGTCGTCCGCACCCTGTCGCGTGAGGACTTCCTGCAGGCGGTCAGCGGTCACTCGGCGGCGCGGACCGCGGCCGAGTCCGTCGTCGCACGGCGGCTGGCGGCCTGA
- a CDS encoding flavin-containing monooxygenase — protein MRRTSGGGTEHADVVVVGAGLSGVGAAHRLRTAHPGRSVVVLEAREALGGTWDLFRYPGVRSDSDMLTLGYPFRPWRSDRALADGASIREYVAESADALGVTPLVRFSRRVVAADFDTAMARWRLTVTDPRTGVEHRMTCGFLYACTGYYDYEHPHDPDIDGLADFAGPVVHPQAWPDGLDVRGRRVVVVGSGATAVSLVPALLRDEHGAAHVTMLQRSPSWVAAVPGTDRTVDRLRRVVPVRAAQRVARARNVVRQVVSYGFARRFPRAAGRLLRGLAARALGGDTGLVADHFTPRYDPWDQRLCWVPDGDLFAAVRSARADVVTDRIRRVLPDGVELVSGRVLPADVLVTATGLRLLALGGLAPRVDGVEVDLSEQLVWNGTMVTGLPNLAFCIGYVNASWTLRADLSHRVVCRVLAWADRRGYDAVVPRDPTGLRRQPLLGLTSGYVRRSIDAFPHQGDRTPWRVRHNYLLDAPATLLARPGRSLVPVTADVDGC, from the coding sequence ATGCGCCGGACGAGCGGGGGCGGCACCGAGCACGCCGACGTCGTGGTCGTCGGGGCGGGGCTCTCCGGGGTCGGTGCCGCGCACCGGCTGCGGACGGCGCACCCGGGCCGGTCCGTCGTCGTGCTCGAGGCGCGGGAGGCGCTCGGCGGCACGTGGGACCTGTTCCGCTACCCCGGCGTGCGCTCGGACTCCGACATGCTCACGCTCGGGTACCCGTTCCGGCCGTGGCGGTCCGACCGGGCGCTCGCCGACGGCGCGTCGATCCGCGAGTACGTGGCGGAGTCCGCCGACGCGCTCGGCGTCACCCCGCTCGTCCGCTTCTCGCGCCGGGTCGTGGCCGCCGACTTCGACACCGCGATGGCGCGCTGGAGGCTCACCGTCACCGACCCGCGGACCGGCGTGGAGCACCGGATGACGTGCGGCTTCCTCTACGCGTGCACCGGCTACTACGACTACGAGCACCCCCACGACCCCGACATCGACGGCCTCGCCGACTTCGCGGGGCCGGTCGTGCACCCGCAGGCGTGGCCCGACGGCCTCGACGTCCGCGGCCGGCGGGTCGTGGTCGTCGGGTCCGGCGCGACGGCCGTGAGCCTCGTGCCGGCGCTGCTGCGCGACGAGCACGGGGCGGCCCACGTCACCATGCTGCAGCGCTCGCCCAGCTGGGTGGCGGCGGTGCCGGGGACGGACCGCACCGTCGACCGGCTGCGGCGGGTCGTGCCGGTACGCGCGGCGCAGCGGGTGGCGCGCGCCCGCAACGTGGTGCGGCAGGTCGTGTCGTACGGGTTCGCGCGCCGGTTCCCGCGCGCGGCGGGACGGCTCCTGCGGGGGCTGGCGGCGCGGGCGCTCGGGGGCGACACAGGACTGGTGGCGGACCACTTCACCCCGCGCTACGACCCCTGGGACCAGCGGCTGTGCTGGGTGCCCGACGGCGACCTGTTCGCCGCGGTGCGCTCGGCGCGGGCGGACGTGGTGACCGACCGCATCCGGCGGGTCCTGCCGGACGGAGTCGAGCTGGTGTCCGGCCGCGTGCTGCCCGCCGACGTCCTCGTCACCGCGACGGGGCTGCGGCTGCTCGCCCTCGGCGGTCTCGCCCCGCGGGTCGACGGCGTCGAGGTCGACCTGTCGGAGCAGCTGGTGTGGAACGGCACCATGGTGACCGGGCTGCCGAACCTCGCCTTCTGCATCGGCTACGTGAACGCGTCGTGGACGCTGCGGGCGGACCTCAGCCACCGGGTCGTGTGCCGCGTGCTCGCGTGGGCCGACCGGCGCGGGTACGACGCGGTCGTGCCGCGGGACCCGACGGGCCTGCGACGGCAGCCGCTGCTCGGGCTCACGTCCGGCTACGTGCGGCGCTCGATCGACGCGTTCCCGCACCAGGGCGACCGGACGCCGTGGCGCGTGCGGCACAACTACCTGCTCGACGCCCCGGCGACGCTGCTCGCGCGGCCCGGGCGGAGCCTCGTGCCGGTCACGGCCGACGTCGACGGCTGCTGA
- a CDS encoding SDR family NAD(P)-dependent oxidoreductase translates to MPLPPFRFDGAHAVVTGAASGIGEQLAHRLADRGAHLLLVDVDAERLAAVADHVARGRDVTVRTEVADLADRDAVDALAARVLGLWPRVDLLVNNAGVAVGGRFTDLTAAEFDRVIAVNFAAPVALCRGLLCGGALGRGAHVVNVSSVFGLLAPPGQSAYAASKFALRGFTEALRHELEPLGVGVTSVHPGGVRTRIAASARPATALDPRQAAEDLAAFERLLTYPPERAATRILDGVRRRRGRVLVAPSAVAGDLLVRLLPGRYWDVVRRLVPAAGRATGRAPEAAGPEG, encoded by the coding sequence GTGCCCCTGCCGCCGTTCCGCTTCGACGGTGCCCACGCCGTGGTCACCGGGGCCGCGAGCGGCATCGGCGAGCAGCTGGCCCACCGCCTCGCGGACCGCGGGGCGCACCTGCTGCTCGTCGACGTCGACGCCGAGCGGCTCGCCGCCGTCGCCGACCACGTGGCGCGGGGGCGCGACGTGACCGTGCGCACGGAGGTCGCCGACCTCGCCGACCGGGACGCCGTCGACGCGCTCGCGGCCCGTGTGCTCGGCCTGTGGCCGCGCGTCGACCTGCTCGTCAACAACGCGGGCGTCGCCGTGGGTGGACGGTTCACCGACCTGACCGCGGCCGAGTTCGACCGGGTCATCGCCGTCAACTTCGCGGCGCCGGTCGCGCTGTGCCGCGGGCTCCTCTGCGGCGGCGCGCTCGGCCGTGGTGCACACGTCGTCAACGTGTCGAGCGTGTTCGGGCTCCTCGCCCCGCCCGGGCAGTCGGCGTACGCGGCGAGCAAGTTCGCGCTGCGCGGCTTCACCGAGGCGCTGCGCCACGAGCTCGAGCCCCTCGGCGTCGGGGTGACCAGCGTCCACCCGGGCGGGGTCCGCACCCGGATCGCCGCGAGCGCGCGCCCGGCGACCGCCCTCGACCCGCGTCAGGCCGCCGAGGACCTCGCCGCCTTCGAGCGGCTGCTCACCTACCCGCCGGAGCGTGCGGCGACGCGCATCCTCGACGGCGTGCGCCGTCGCCGGGGTCGCGTGCTCGTCGCGCCGTCGGCGGTGGCGGGCGACCTGCTCGTGCGGCTGCTGCCGGGCCGGTACTGGGACGTGGTGCGTCGGCTCGTGCCCGCGGCCGGTCGCGCGACCGGCCGCGCTCCGGAGGCCGCCGGCCCGGAGGGCTGA